One window from the genome of Spirosoma rhododendri encodes:
- a CDS encoding class I SAM-dependent methyltransferase, with the protein MLTDVKRRVYTWEDAEAPHSCHYVTPKVIECVEALRPRRILDMGAGNGALCADLVRAGYDAVGTDYDEKGIDIARQTYPNLTFYAYGVQHDPAEMLETEEKFDMVVSTEVVEHLYNPHQLFTYASAVLNEGGYLLVTTPYHGYWKNLMITLLGKWDQHHAPLWYGGHIKFFSKQSLRQLFADTGFDPIEFHGVGRFPYFWKSMAVLGRKRS; encoded by the coding sequence ATGCTGACAGATGTGAAACGGCGGGTGTATACCTGGGAAGATGCGGAAGCTCCGCACTCCTGCCACTACGTAACCCCGAAGGTGATAGAATGTGTGGAGGCACTGCGCCCCCGGCGCATTCTGGATATGGGCGCGGGCAACGGAGCCTTGTGTGCCGATCTGGTTCGGGCCGGGTACGATGCCGTTGGAACGGATTACGACGAGAAGGGTATCGACATTGCCCGGCAAACCTACCCCAACCTGACGTTTTACGCCTACGGTGTGCAGCATGACCCGGCGGAGATGCTGGAAACCGAAGAAAAGTTTGATATGGTGGTATCTACCGAAGTAGTTGAACACCTGTACAATCCGCATCAGCTATTTACCTATGCGTCGGCAGTGCTGAACGAAGGCGGGTATCTGCTCGTGACAACGCCTTACCACGGGTACTGGAAAAATCTGATGATTACCCTACTTGGTAAATGGGACCAACACCACGCCCCGCTCTGGTACGGTGGCCATATTAAGTTTTTCAGCAAACAATCACTCCGGCAGCTTTTTGCCGACACGGGTTTCGACCCAATCGAGTTTCACGGCGTTGGCCGCTTTCCCTATTTCTGGAAAAGTATGGCCGTGCTGGGGCGTAAGCGGAGCTAA
- a CDS encoding LytR/AlgR family response regulator transcription factor yields the protein MTYFSSITPASRTMPADWPPLKLYLRESGRQSFPVSDLVYMQAVANYSWLNWMDGKRMLMPRTLKYYTPKLPSDWFIRLHRNCVVNRRYIDRLERTDAGGVVHLTTGDKLPVSRRRWSTVRRQLVSMMPHLN from the coding sequence ATGACTTACTTTTCATCTATCACACCTGCATCGCGCACGATGCCCGCCGATTGGCCACCGCTCAAACTGTATCTTCGTGAGTCAGGCCGGCAGTCATTCCCCGTTTCTGATCTGGTCTATATGCAGGCCGTTGCTAACTACAGCTGGCTCAACTGGATGGACGGCAAGCGAATGCTGATGCCCCGCACCCTTAAATACTACACCCCCAAACTTCCCTCCGACTGGTTTATCCGACTACACCGCAACTGCGTGGTAAACCGCCGATACATCGATCGGCTGGAGCGGACCGACGCGGGGGGCGTAGTACACCTGACCACAGGCGACAAACTTCCAGTGTCGCGTCGGCGGTGGAGCACAGTACGCCGTCAACTGGTTTCTATGATGCCACACCTCAACTGA
- a CDS encoding RNA polymerase sigma factor produces MNATTLTYTQLITPPDGPDSGGWQAQNDQIQETVRRERGRLFDFIRRRLPDTEAAEDVLQDVFYELTEAYRLTRPIGRAAAWLFAVARNKIADWYRKPRPVSLNAPLGDDSLDDDIPMLMDFIGSDNSPETELFREAFLDSLTDALEELPAEQRDVFWRHEIDGQPFKDISAELGVSVNTLLSRKRYAILHLRERLQDLYDDLTD; encoded by the coding sequence GTGAATGCAACCACGCTGACATATACCCAGTTGATTACTCCACCGGATGGCCCAGACTCAGGCGGCTGGCAGGCGCAGAACGACCAGATTCAGGAGACGGTCCGGCGTGAACGCGGTCGCCTGTTCGACTTTATCCGCCGTCGCCTGCCCGATACCGAAGCCGCCGAAGACGTGCTTCAGGACGTTTTCTATGAACTGACGGAAGCGTACCGACTGACGCGCCCCATCGGTCGGGCGGCCGCGTGGCTGTTCGCCGTGGCCCGCAATAAAATCGCGGACTGGTATCGGAAGCCCCGCCCCGTTTCCCTCAATGCGCCCCTCGGTGACGACTCATTGGACGACGATATCCCGATGCTGATGGACTTTATCGGCTCGGATAATTCACCAGAAACCGAACTCTTTCGCGAGGCTTTTCTGGATTCGCTGACCGACGCGCTGGAGGAATTACCTGCCGAACAGCGGGACGTATTCTGGCGACACGAGATCGACGGACAACCGTTTAAAGACATATCGGCTGAACTGGGGGTTTCGGTCAACACGTTACTGTCGCGGAAACGATACGCCATACTGCACCTGCGCGAACGGCTCCAGGATCTGTACGACGACCTGACCGACTAA
- a CDS encoding methylated-DNA--[protein]-cysteine S-methyltransferase codes for MAVLSILSPLGPVLITGDETGVSAITCTDEPAPENATAEAPLPLRQAAEQLTAYFAGTRQTFDFPINPAGTPFQQRVWQALRDVPFSTTESYLTLSRRLGDEKAIRAVAAANGKNPLWVVVPCHRIIGSDGSLTGYAGGLWRKQWLLEHEGALPAQKQGQLSLF; via the coding sequence ATGGCTGTTTTATCGATTCTCTCTCCGCTTGGTCCGGTGCTCATCACAGGCGACGAAACGGGTGTCTCAGCGATCACCTGCACCGACGAACCCGCCCCGGAAAACGCTACTGCTGAAGCCCCTCTCCCACTACGACAGGCAGCCGAACAACTGACGGCTTATTTTGCCGGCACACGCCAAACCTTCGACTTTCCGATCAATCCGGCCGGAACACCGTTTCAGCAGCGCGTCTGGCAGGCCCTGCGCGACGTTCCCTTCAGCACGACGGAATCGTACCTGACCCTAAGCCGCCGGCTGGGCGACGAGAAGGCAATACGGGCGGTAGCGGCTGCCAACGGTAAAAATCCGCTTTGGGTCGTCGTACCCTGCCACCGGATTATCGGCTCCGACGGATCGCTGACGGGCTACGCGGGTGGGCTTTGGCGCAAGCAATGGCTCCTCGAACATGAAGGAGCGTTACCAGCCCAAAAGCAGGGACAACTAAGCCTGTTTTGA
- a CDS encoding glycine--tRNA ligase, with protein MSTTQNASAETPAASLQDIIAHAKEYGFVFPSSEIYDGLQAVYDYGQNGVELKNNLKTLWWKAMTQLHDNVVGIDASIFMHPLTWKASGHVDSFNDPMIDNRDSKKRYRADQLLELKAEEYANAGDEARSTALLQEMGRLLGDNDLEGVRNLIIAEGIKDPVSGTDNWTEVRQFNLMFSTQVGSLAEDASLIYLRPETAQGIFVNFLNVQKTGRMKVPFGIAQIGKAFRNEIVARQFTFRMREFEQMEMQFFVRPGTDQEWYERWRDTRMKFHQAIGLPAEKLKFHIHEKLAHYANAAVDIEYKFPFGFREMEGIHSRTDFDLKAHQELSRKKQQYFDNDVDPATGKPYGNYIPYVVETSVGADRLFLATFCNAFTRETVGEGDDKKERTYLKLHPALAPVKAAVFPLVRKDGLPEKAEQIVKSLRSEFRVVYEERDAIGKRYTRQDLIGTPFCIAVDYQTLEDDTVTIRYRDTTEQIRIPISELKARIGQEVSMERVLEKM; from the coding sequence ATGAGCACTACACAAAACGCGTCCGCCGAAACACCGGCGGCATCCTTGCAGGATATAATTGCCCACGCTAAGGAATACGGCTTCGTATTTCCGTCCTCCGAAATCTACGATGGGCTACAGGCCGTGTACGACTACGGTCAGAACGGGGTTGAACTGAAGAATAACCTGAAAACGCTGTGGTGGAAAGCCATGACGCAACTCCACGACAATGTGGTTGGTATCGACGCGTCGATTTTCATGCACCCGCTGACCTGGAAAGCGTCGGGTCACGTCGACTCGTTCAACGATCCGATGATTGATAACCGCGATTCCAAGAAACGGTACCGGGCCGACCAACTGCTCGAACTGAAAGCGGAAGAATATGCCAACGCGGGCGATGAAGCGCGCAGCACTGCGCTGTTACAGGAGATGGGTCGGCTGCTGGGCGACAATGATCTGGAGGGTGTCCGCAATCTGATTATCGCCGAAGGCATCAAAGACCCCGTGTCGGGCACCGACAACTGGACCGAAGTGCGGCAGTTCAACCTGATGTTTTCGACCCAGGTCGGTTCGCTGGCTGAAGACGCCAGCCTGATCTATCTCCGTCCCGAAACGGCACAGGGTATTTTCGTCAATTTTCTGAACGTGCAGAAAACGGGCCGGATGAAGGTACCATTCGGGATTGCGCAAATCGGTAAGGCGTTCCGCAACGAGATCGTAGCCCGGCAGTTCACGTTCCGTATGCGCGAATTCGAGCAGATGGAAATGCAGTTTTTCGTTCGCCCCGGCACCGATCAGGAGTGGTACGAACGCTGGCGCGATACGCGGATGAAGTTTCACCAGGCCATCGGCTTGCCCGCCGAGAAGCTCAAATTCCACATCCACGAAAAGCTGGCTCACTACGCCAACGCAGCCGTTGACATCGAGTACAAGTTTCCGTTTGGTTTCCGCGAGATGGAAGGCATTCACTCGCGTACCGATTTCGATTTGAAAGCGCACCAAGAGCTGAGCCGTAAGAAGCAGCAGTACTTCGACAATGACGTCGACCCGGCAACGGGTAAGCCCTACGGTAACTACATCCCGTACGTGGTCGAAACGTCGGTTGGGGCCGACCGGCTGTTCCTGGCGACGTTCTGCAACGCGTTTACCCGCGAAACCGTCGGCGAAGGCGACGACAAAAAAGAGCGGACGTACCTGAAGTTGCACCCGGCACTGGCACCCGTGAAAGCGGCTGTGTTCCCGCTGGTGCGTAAGGATGGTCTGCCGGAGAAAGCAGAGCAGATCGTTAAAAGTCTGCGTTCGGAATTCCGGGTAGTCTACGAAGAGCGCGACGCCATCGGCAAACGATACACCCGGCAGGATCTGATCGGTACACCGTTCTGCATCGCCGTCGACTACCAGACGCTGGAAGATGACACCGTAACGATCCGGTACCGCGACACCACCGAGCAGATTCGTATCCCGATCAGCGAACTCAAAGCCCGCATCGGCCAGGAAGTCTCGATGGAGCGGGTACTGGAAAAAATGTAG
- a CDS encoding dicarboxylate/amino acid:cation symporter — protein MKLPNLTTRIFLGMVLGILIGYLFPVTDSGFSGTDLNILSKIFLRLIKMIIGPLVFATLVVGIAKLGDFGTVGRIGLKTLAYFYFATILSLVVGLLVVNIMKPGEVMSLPLPPKGTDTGVEVQKLTFDNFITHIVPTSFIDAMATNEILQIVIFSIFFGIAVGSIGDYGKVLIKALDALSHAMFKVTSYVMSFAPFGVLGAIAAVVAQQGLGILAGYAYLILCFFGGLLFFIFVVLSVICLVVGIPYVALLREVRSAIVLSFSTASSEASFPQTIEALRRFGCSERIISFVLPLGYSFNLDGSMLYMTFATAFIAQAYHVPLSIEQQITMMLTLMITSKGIAGVPRASLVVIAGTMSLFNLPIEGLALLLGIDQVLDMGRSATSVAGNAVATCVVAKWEGEFRTEPVKTEEIAA, from the coding sequence ATGAAATTACCCAACTTGACTACACGCATTTTTCTGGGCATGGTGCTCGGTATCCTGATCGGTTATCTGTTTCCCGTAACCGATTCGGGTTTTTCCGGCACCGACCTGAATATTCTCTCCAAGATCTTTCTGCGGCTGATAAAAATGATTATCGGGCCGCTGGTTTTTGCTACTCTGGTGGTGGGCATCGCCAAACTCGGCGACTTCGGAACAGTTGGGCGCATTGGGCTGAAAACACTGGCTTACTTTTATTTCGCGACGATTCTGTCGCTGGTGGTGGGCCTGCTGGTGGTTAATATCATGAAGCCCGGCGAGGTGATGAGTCTGCCGCTGCCACCGAAAGGTACCGACACTGGTGTTGAAGTGCAGAAACTGACCTTCGATAACTTCATCACGCACATCGTCCCGACGAGTTTCATCGACGCGATGGCGACCAACGAAATTCTCCAGATCGTTATTTTCAGTATCTTCTTCGGCATCGCCGTCGGCTCGATCGGTGATTATGGCAAGGTGCTGATAAAGGCACTCGACGCACTTTCTCACGCCATGTTCAAGGTTACGAGCTACGTGATGTCGTTTGCGCCGTTTGGGGTGCTGGGGGCCATTGCCGCTGTCGTCGCGCAGCAGGGACTGGGTATTCTGGCGGGGTACGCCTACCTGATTCTGTGCTTCTTCGGCGGATTGCTATTCTTCATTTTCGTCGTACTGTCGGTCATCTGTCTGGTTGTGGGCATACCCTACGTGGCTTTGCTGCGGGAGGTGCGGTCGGCCATCGTGCTATCGTTCAGCACGGCCAGTTCGGAAGCGTCGTTCCCGCAGACCATCGAAGCACTGCGCCGGTTTGGCTGCTCCGAGCGGATTATCTCGTTTGTGCTGCCGCTGGGCTACTCGTTCAACCTCGACGGGTCGATGCTGTACATGACGTTTGCCACCGCCTTTATCGCGCAGGCTTACCACGTGCCGCTATCGATTGAGCAGCAGATCACGATGATGTTGACACTGATGATTACTTCGAAAGGTATTGCCGGTGTGCCACGTGCTTCGCTGGTGGTCATCGCCGGAACGATGTCGCTTTTCAATCTGCCTATCGAAGGGCTGGCCCTGTTGCTGGGTATCGATCAGGTGCTCGATATGGGCCGGAGCGCCACGAGCGTAGCCGGTAACGCTGTCGCTACCTGCGTTGTGGCCAAGTGGGAAGGTGAATTCCGGACGGAGCCGGTTAAGACTGAGGAGATAGCTGCCTGA
- a CDS encoding hybrid sensor histidine kinase/response regulator transcription factor, whose protein sequence is MHKLRYWLWVMLVGLTMPVGFAATPVPEYLTVQNGLPQGYIGAMVQSRRGFMWFATHNGLCRYDGARFKVFHYEPLNDHSLSYSSIVDIQLDKAGWIWAQAENNRIDRFNPVSERAVRVSNNPLFQQITAGSPIAGISVDTANGAWIVTRAGLLFHLTATGQITHRQPMPGAGTNPVLIQSILTDRNGTVWLGGRAGLYHYVPATRQVRLFGVTNGLPDQPIQSIRQRSNGELIVGTAGQLHVVNPRLATARLLINLPGQGRLPLFAQGPAGKEYVDLNIFTDKTGLSPLPINAPQIPSAPVCMLVDRSNTLWIGTGGNGIVKLSLNPLPFTTRPSRSFALDWLTQQIKVPASAIPAAVAGQRPAGIRYHFDHQDALWLGGPQLPLYRYQSATQTFSPLPTKGIPDNWLVNGALHVQAITTDAAQNMWALTDAAGRRLIQYDRARNRFLAWPLLPDTYPVCDVTDMSVDGDHVYLATQNYGLVRVDRTAQRIIRWRENPLSPNALPIRFLLSLLQDPNQYDYLWVGTYGRGLCRLDKHTGQIRTFTAEQGLPDNVVHGIQADRAGHLWLSTNRGLCRFDTRSFEVRTYSGADGLPSDEFTRHQDIALPDGRLIFGGVGGYTSFMPNQIQDDPYAPAVALTGLRINNREVSPFNENSPIAAAADQLTSIQLSHRQNFLAFDFAALQYNQSGQNQFRYKLVGLDNDWVYSGNLSTATYTNLSPATYTFVVNASNTSGVWSPDTRQIRLIIQPAPWATWWAYTLYALLLILLVALFIRVRVRRVQLRSQVALREQESRQLQQIDQWRSRFFANITHEFRTPLTLILPPLELTLAEISDPQQRNRLTMVHRNATQLLRLINELLDIARMEAGNLRLTLTQANLIDFVEQIVAVFVDEAQRQSVRLRFESQLTRATYRFDPDKLEKIINNLLINALKFTSANGQIDVSLTHQSLLVTDPANATDSLVDYIRLTVSDTGKGIAPNDLSHIFERFYQSDATSDRPVGSSGIGLSYVSELVELMNGSIRVESQPGQGTTFTVDLPLEPATTSSPVEPQPADAAPLNDETDALSETDAQLGRVQILLVEDSDDIAGFVASVLNDEWSVRRARNGKEGIEMALRYGPNLVISDVLMPELDGYELCRQLKENPATSYIPILLLTAKSAAESRLQGLSAGADDYLTKPFQVDELRWRVRNRLEQQHRTRLHLRSQLLGEGHVPVASPEPADEFMNTVYGAIRDQLNDAKFGVGDLADAVGLSRMHLNRKLKTLTGLSPNELIRTVRLNRAGELLLEQTSVSSVAYAVGFDNPAYFSKVFKEHYGVTPSEFVEQHRPS, encoded by the coding sequence ATGCATAAGCTGCGGTATTGGCTTTGGGTAATGCTAGTGGGTCTGACCATGCCGGTTGGCTTCGCAGCAACACCCGTACCCGAATACCTGACCGTTCAAAACGGACTGCCGCAGGGATACATCGGTGCTATGGTGCAAAGTCGTCGGGGATTCATGTGGTTTGCCACCCACAACGGTCTCTGCCGTTACGATGGGGCTCGTTTCAAAGTGTTCCACTACGAACCACTGAACGATCACTCCCTTTCGTACAGCAGCATCGTTGACATCCAACTTGACAAAGCAGGCTGGATTTGGGCACAGGCCGAAAATAATCGCATCGACCGGTTTAACCCCGTATCAGAACGGGCGGTACGGGTGTCGAACAACCCCCTGTTTCAGCAGATCACGGCGGGTTCCCCCATAGCGGGTATATCGGTCGATACGGCCAACGGAGCCTGGATCGTGACGCGGGCCGGTCTCCTGTTTCACCTCACTGCCACCGGACAGATTACGCACCGACAACCGATGCCCGGCGCAGGTACCAATCCGGTGCTGATTCAAAGTATCTTGACTGATCGCAACGGCACGGTGTGGCTAGGTGGCCGGGCCGGACTATACCACTACGTTCCGGCTACCCGACAAGTACGGCTGTTTGGCGTGACGAACGGCTTGCCCGACCAGCCGATTCAGTCGATCCGGCAGCGAAGTAACGGCGAACTAATCGTGGGCACGGCTGGTCAGCTACACGTCGTCAATCCGCGACTGGCAACCGCCCGGCTGCTGATTAACTTACCGGGGCAGGGTCGGTTGCCATTGTTCGCGCAGGGGCCAGCCGGAAAAGAATACGTCGACCTGAACATTTTTACCGACAAGACCGGCCTTTCGCCCCTGCCCATCAACGCCCCGCAGATACCGTCCGCACCGGTCTGTATGCTGGTCGATCGCTCAAATACCCTCTGGATTGGCACGGGCGGTAACGGCATTGTCAAACTAAGCCTCAATCCGCTACCCTTCACGACCCGGCCATCCCGCTCGTTTGCCCTCGACTGGCTGACCCAGCAGATCAAAGTGCCCGCTTCGGCGATTCCGGCTGCTGTGGCCGGGCAACGTCCGGCGGGTATTCGTTACCACTTCGACCATCAGGACGCCCTGTGGCTTGGCGGACCGCAGTTACCGCTGTACCGCTACCAGTCTGCCACACAAACGTTTTCCCCGCTTCCAACGAAAGGAATTCCCGATAACTGGCTGGTCAACGGCGCGCTGCACGTTCAGGCAATCACGACCGATGCGGCCCAAAACATGTGGGCCCTGACCGACGCAGCCGGGCGACGACTAATCCAGTACGACCGCGCCAGGAACCGCTTTCTGGCGTGGCCGCTGTTGCCCGACACCTACCCGGTCTGCGATGTTACGGATATGAGTGTCGACGGCGACCACGTATATCTGGCAACGCAGAATTACGGGCTGGTACGGGTCGACCGCACGGCCCAGCGTATTATCCGCTGGCGCGAAAACCCCCTTAGCCCCAACGCACTGCCGATCCGGTTTCTGCTGAGCCTGCTCCAGGACCCAAACCAGTACGACTATCTGTGGGTTGGCACATACGGCCGGGGGTTGTGTCGGCTCGACAAACATACCGGCCAGATACGCACGTTCACTGCGGAACAGGGCTTGCCCGACAACGTCGTCCACGGTATCCAGGCCGACCGGGCGGGGCACCTCTGGCTGAGCACCAACCGGGGTCTGTGCCGGTTCGATACCCGCTCGTTTGAAGTTCGCACCTACTCCGGTGCCGATGGATTACCCAGCGACGAGTTTACACGCCATCAGGACATTGCCCTGCCCGACGGGCGGCTCATTTTCGGCGGGGTGGGCGGCTATACCAGTTTTATGCCCAACCAGATTCAAGACGACCCCTACGCACCGGCGGTTGCCCTGACGGGCCTGCGCATCAACAACCGTGAGGTCAGCCCATTTAATGAAAATTCACCCATCGCGGCAGCCGCCGACCAGCTTACGTCGATCCAGCTGTCGCACCGGCAGAACTTCCTGGCGTTCGATTTTGCGGCCCTTCAATACAATCAAAGCGGGCAGAACCAGTTCCGGTATAAACTCGTCGGGCTCGACAACGACTGGGTGTACAGCGGGAACCTAAGCACGGCGACATACACCAATCTATCCCCCGCCACGTACACCTTCGTTGTCAACGCGTCGAACACGTCGGGCGTGTGGAGCCCGGACACACGACAGATTCGCCTGATTATCCAGCCCGCCCCCTGGGCAACCTGGTGGGCTTATACGCTCTACGCGTTGTTGCTGATTTTGCTCGTCGCACTGTTCATCCGGGTGCGAGTCCGGCGGGTTCAGCTACGCAGTCAGGTGGCTCTTCGGGAGCAGGAATCACGGCAGTTGCAGCAGATCGATCAGTGGCGGTCGCGCTTTTTCGCCAACATTACCCACGAGTTTCGCACCCCGCTGACGCTGATTTTGCCACCGCTGGAGCTTACGCTGGCCGAAATCAGCGACCCACAGCAACGCAACCGCCTGACAATGGTACACCGCAACGCAACGCAGTTGCTGCGGCTTATCAACGAACTACTCGATATTGCCCGTATGGAAGCGGGGAATCTGCGCCTGACACTGACGCAGGCCAACCTGATCGATTTCGTGGAGCAGATTGTCGCGGTATTCGTCGATGAAGCGCAGCGGCAGTCGGTACGGCTTCGGTTTGAGTCACAGCTTACGCGCGCCACCTACCGCTTTGACCCCGATAAGCTGGAGAAAATCATCAATAACCTGCTCATCAACGCGCTGAAGTTTACCTCGGCCAACGGGCAGATCGACGTGTCGCTAACGCATCAGTCGCTGCTGGTTACCGACCCGGCCAACGCCACCGACTCGCTCGTCGATTACATCCGGCTTACGGTCAGCGATACGGGTAAAGGCATTGCGCCCAACGACCTGTCGCACATTTTCGAACGTTTTTACCAGTCCGACGCCACCAGCGACCGGCCAGTGGGAAGTTCAGGTATCGGGCTGTCGTACGTCAGCGAACTGGTGGAGTTAATGAACGGATCGATCCGTGTCGAGAGCCAGCCCGGTCAGGGCACGACGTTTACGGTCGATCTGCCCCTCGAACCGGCCACGACCAGTTCGCCGGTAGAACCCCAACCGGCGGATGCCGCTCCCCTGAACGACGAGACCGATGCATTGTCGGAAACCGACGCGCAGCTGGGTCGCGTGCAGATTCTATTAGTAGAAGACAGCGACGACATTGCCGGGTTTGTCGCGAGTGTTCTCAACGACGAATGGTCGGTTCGGCGGGCCCGTAATGGCAAGGAAGGCATTGAGATGGCGCTGCGTTATGGGCCGAATCTGGTTATCAGCGATGTGCTGATGCCCGAACTGGATGGGTACGAACTGTGTCGGCAGCTCAAGGAAAATCCGGCCACCAGCTACATCCCGATTCTGCTGCTGACGGCGAAGTCGGCTGCCGAGAGTCGGCTACAGGGGCTTTCGGCCGGGGCCGACGATTACCTCACCAAACCCTTTCAGGTCGATGAACTGCGGTGGCGGGTGCGCAACCGGCTGGAACAGCAACACCGAACCCGCCTGCATCTCCGGAGTCAGTTGCTGGGCGAGGGGCACGTTCCTGTTGCCAGCCCCGAGCCGGCCGATGAATTTATGAACACGGTTTACGGCGCGATCCGTGACCAGTTGAACGACGCCAAATTTGGCGTTGGCGACCTGGCCGACGCCGTTGGCCTGAGCCGGATGCACCTGAACCGAAAGCTGAAAACGCTGACAGGTCTTTCCCCCAACGAACTGATCCGCACGGTGCGGCTAAACCGGGCGGGCGAGCTGTTGCTTGAGCAAACGTCGGTATCGTCGGTAGCCTACGCGGTTGGCTTCGACAACCCCGCTTATTTCTCCAAAGTGTTCAAAGAGCACTACGGCGTCACGCCGTCTGAATTTGTCGAGCAGCATCGCCCGAGCTAA
- a CDS encoding cytochrome c oxidase subunit I, whose translation MLITGVLLISAIFLGWIFSGYGRMRDGSFATPPDLPDSAEGGTQVAHQHHEPPSFLSRYIFSEDHKTIARQYLITGILWAVVGLSMSVIFRLQLGFPTMKLGFLSPILGKWVGENGQLDPEFYLALVTMHGTIMVFFVLTAGLSGTFSNFLIPLQIGARDMASGFLNMLSYWFFFLASVVMFSSLFVETGPSAGGWVMYPPLSALPEAIPGSRLGTSLWLGSMALFIISQLLGGINYITTVINLRTRGMSFSKLPLTIWAFFLTAILGLISFPVLLSAVLLLIFDRSFGTSFYLSEIYIKGEALPNVGGSPILFQHLFWFLGHPEVYIVLLPALGISSEIIATNARKPIFGYRAMIASMIGIAFLSFGVWAHHMFVSGMNPFLGSIFMFLTLIIAVPSAVKAFNYITTLWRGNIRFTPAMLFCIGFVSFFISGGLTGIILGNSALDIQLHDTYFVVAHFHLVMGAASAFGLLAGTYHWFPKMFGRMMDERLGYVHFWLTFVGIYLVFFPMHYLGIAGFPRRYYAFTSYDFTKNVFGDMNSFITIAAVVTFAAQWIFVYNFINSLIRGRRATQNPWHSNTLEWTTPIRPGHGNWPGELPAVYRWPYDYSKPGADEDYIPQNIPYSQTLSSNLPHETEQIPTETAIEAQNLNDQFKQPH comes from the coding sequence ATGCTTATTACTGGCGTTCTTCTCATCTCGGCCATTTTTCTGGGCTGGATATTCTCAGGTTACGGCCGTATGCGGGACGGCTCGTTTGCCACCCCGCCCGATCTGCCCGATTCAGCCGAAGGCGGCACGCAGGTTGCCCATCAGCATCACGAACCACCGAGTTTCTTGAGCCGGTACATTTTCTCGGAAGATCACAAGACCATCGCGCGGCAGTACCTCATCACGGGGATTCTCTGGGCCGTCGTCGGTCTCAGCATGTCGGTCATTTTCCGGCTGCAACTGGGATTCCCGACGATGAAGCTCGGTTTTCTAAGCCCGATTCTGGGAAAATGGGTTGGCGAAAACGGTCAGCTTGACCCGGAGTTCTACCTGGCGCTGGTGACGATGCACGGTACGATCATGGTCTTTTTCGTGCTGACCGCCGGGCTCAGCGGCACGTTTTCTAATTTCCTGATTCCGCTCCAGATTGGTGCGCGCGACATGGCGTCGGGTTTCCTGAATATGCTGTCGTACTGGTTTTTCTTCCTGGCCAGCGTCGTTATGTTCTCGTCGCTGTTTGTCGAAACGGGTCCGTCGGCTGGCGGCTGGGTTATGTATCCGCCATTGAGTGCGCTCCCGGAGGCCATCCCCGGTTCACGGCTGGGTACGTCGCTGTGGCTGGGGAGCATGGCGCTGTTTATCATATCGCAGCTGCTGGGTGGCATCAACTACATCACCACGGTTATCAACCTGCGAACCCGGGGTATGTCGTTCAGCAAGTTGCCGCTTACAATCTGGGCGTTTTTCCTGACCGCCATTCTGGGCCTGATCTCGTTTCCGGTTCTGCTGTCGGCGGTGCTGTTGCTGATCTTCGACCGTAGCTTCGGGACAAGTTTCTACCTGTCGGAGATTTATATCAAAGGCGAAGCATTGCCCAACGTGGGGGGTAGTCCCATCCTGTTTCAGCACCTGTTCTGGTTTCTGGGTCACCCGGAAGTGTACATCGTGCTGTTGCCTGCGCTGGGTATTTCATCAGAAATAATTGCGACCAACGCCCGGAAACCTATTTTCGGCTATCGCGCCATGATTGCCTCGATGATCGGTATTGCGTTCCTGTCGTTTGGCGTTTGGGCGCACCATATGTTCGTGTCGGGGATGAACCCGTTTTTGGGGTCCATCTTTATGTTTCTGACGCTGATCATCGCGGTACCGTCGGCCGTTAAAGCGTTCAACTACATCACAACACTCTGGCGGGGCAACATCCGGTTTACCCCAGCCATGTTGTTCTGTATCGGCTTCGTTTCGTTCTTTATCTCGGGCGGCCTGACGGGTATTATCCTGGGTAACTCGGCGCTCGATATTCAACTGCACGACACGTATTTCGTCGTCGCCCACTTCCACCTGGTGATGGGGGCCGCGTCGGCTTTCGGCCTGCTGGCGGGGACGTATCACTGGTTCCCCAAGATGTTCGGGCGCATGATGGACGAACGCCTGGGCTACGTTCACTTCTGGCTGACATTCGTGGGTATCTACCTGGTTTTCTTCCCCATGCACTACCTCGGCATCGCTGGCTTTCCGCGCCGATATTATGCGTTTACCAGCTATGATTTCACCAAGAATGTGTTCGGTGACATGAATTCGTTTATCACAATAGCCGCCGTGGTTACGTTTGCCGCGCAGTGGATCTTCGTCTATAATTTTATCAACAGCCTGATTCGGGGCCGCAGAGCCACACAAAACCCCTGGCATTCGAACACGCTGGAATGGACAACGCCCATCCGACCCGGTCATGGTAACTGGCCGGGCGAGCTACCCGCCGTTTACCGCTGGCCCTACGACTATAGCAAACCGGGCGCTGACGAAGATTACATCCCGCAGAACATCCCTTATTCGCAGACACTTTCGTCGAACCTGCCCCACGAGACAGAACAAATTCCAACAGAAACGGCCATCGAAGCGCAAAATCTCAACGATCAGTTCAAGCAGCCCCACTGA